One Candidatus Poribacteria bacterium DNA window includes the following coding sequences:
- a CDS encoding HEAT repeat domain-containing protein: MRRTFWDGGLRFSWKTHVGLPKGCRWRTSSIRRHGIKAFQKVVGTRRCAVRKRGMKLTNSTVTPQYLLGDEQIRHFIVNGYVNVTADLPTHIHETIYDKTDELFDGSTDFRGDRQHNPLNNILPLVPELQVVLESPEVRGALTSILGNGYVMHPHRHCHPNFAGSTPSGKEDEERLMMPLHKDGHAGGKRPRHRTPRWAILFYYPQPCLAEQGPTCIIPGTQYLREFMLGGERQRHEIHAAGGNGTRRLSEDFLNRNLVPMSGELGTVWIMHFDMVHSFLQNYVPLNRYGMKFVFMRTEQPTAPSWNSETSLWQPPEVNHVPYDAEILWTYIWNWMSGKTDLYETARPDTTMDTASAIAALKADDPNERMKAANELGFWRSLQAKTCSKNVRTDAAAVVSALVDALEDSYEPVRRNAIYALGAIGEPAVKPLANALDSEKEAFDMEPILHICDAAHGLAATGASAVSELITALQDERENVRASAAYALGEMGPVAAEAVDTLIALLRDESAEVRRHATSALGMIKVPVLKTVPALVEVLEDREDTDLAFFAAQALTRIGPDATEAIPALREALTSESAYVRGFSSEALGRIGTAEALQALVPFLRTARWFNYVKKTMPAFSIALKDAKSAPSDADSLTKLIQEWAKQKDIPLPETEAVSKDSDTQFQVTFSDGRQVSARVEGNVLNLYRKTRVEAGFKTYR, from the coding sequence ATGCGGAGAACCTTCTGGGACGGCGGTTTGAGATTCTCTTGGAAAACGCACGTAGGTTTGCCGAAGGGGTGCCGTTGGAGAACGTCGTCAATAAGGCGGCATGGTATTAAAGCATTTCAGAAGGTCGTAGGCACACGCCGTTGTGCCGTGAGAAAAAGAGGTATGAAATTGACAAACAGCACCGTTACACCTCAATATTTGCTTGGAGATGAACAGATTCGCCATTTTATTGTGAATGGATATGTCAACGTCACCGCCGATCTCCCGACGCACATCCACGAAACCATCTACGACAAAACCGACGAACTCTTTGATGGTTCGACGGATTTCCGAGGTGATAGGCAACACAACCCACTCAATAACATTTTGCCGTTAGTGCCGGAACTACAGGTAGTTTTAGAATCGCCAGAGGTGCGCGGGGCGCTCACCAGCATTTTGGGGAACGGTTACGTCATGCACCCGCATCGGCATTGCCATCCCAATTTTGCCGGAAGTACACCGAGCGGAAAGGAAGATGAAGAACGGTTGATGATGCCGCTTCATAAAGATGGGCACGCCGGTGGGAAACGACCGCGTCACCGAACGCCTCGCTGGGCAATTCTTTTCTATTATCCGCAACCCTGTCTTGCCGAGCAGGGACCGACCTGTATCATTCCCGGGACGCAATACCTCCGAGAATTTATGCTGGGTGGCGAGCGTCAACGGCACGAGATACATGCGGCGGGTGGAAACGGGACACGACGCCTTTCCGAAGATTTCCTGAATCGCAATCTTGTCCCGATGTCCGGTGAACTCGGCACGGTGTGGATTATGCACTTTGATATGGTGCATTCGTTCCTGCAGAACTATGTGCCTCTGAATCGCTACGGCATGAAATTCGTCTTTATGCGGACCGAGCAGCCGACAGCACCTTCGTGGAACAGTGAAACCTCTCTGTGGCAACCGCCTGAAGTCAACCACGTTCCTTACGATGCGGAGATCCTCTGGACGTATATCTGGAATTGGATGTCCGGCAAGACGGATTTGTATGAAACCGCTCGTCCAGATACCACGATGGATACAGCATCAGCGATTGCAGCATTAAAAGCAGACGATCCGAACGAGCGTATGAAAGCCGCCAACGAATTGGGTTTTTGGCGTAGCTTGCAAGCCAAAACTTGCTCTAAAAATGTGCGAACAGATGCCGCGGCGGTTGTCTCAGCACTCGTAGATGCCCTCGAGGATAGTTATGAACCCGTCCGTCGGAACGCCATCTATGCCCTCGGGGCGATCGGTGAACCTGCTGTTAAACCCCTCGCTAACGCACTGGATTCAGAAAAAGAGGCGTTTGATATGGAACCGATTCTCCATATCTGTGATGCCGCACACGGACTCGCGGCAACAGGGGCATCCGCTGTGTCTGAACTCATAACGGCTCTACAGGACGAACGCGAGAACGTGCGTGCCTCAGCAGCGTATGCGTTAGGCGAGATGGGTCCCGTCGCAGCAGAGGCGGTTGATACCCTTATTGCGTTGTTAAGGGATGAATCGGCGGAAGTGCGGCGACATGCCACCTCCGCATTGGGCATGATTAAGGTGCCAGTATTGAAGACAGTCCCGGCGTTGGTTGAGGTTCTGGAAGATCGTGAAGACACGGATTTAGCGTTTTTTGCGGCGCAGGCGTTAACCCGTATTGGACCGGATGCAACGGAGGCTATCCCGGCGTTACGAGAAGCGTTGACCAGTGAGTCGGCGTATGTGCGTGGATTCTCTTCGGAGGCATTGGGTCGGATTGGCACTGCTGAAGCATTGCAGGCTCTCGTGCCGTTCCTACGGACCGCGCGTTGGTTTAACTACGTCAAGAAGACCATGCCGGCTTTCAGTATTGCGTTGAAGGACGCAAAATCCGCACCGAGTGATGCCGATTCCCTCACGAAATTGATTCAAGAGTGGGCGAAACAGAAAG
- a CDS encoding D-2-hydroxyacid dehydrogenase, producing the protein MPPQDAESREWAERLQNELPAYTVVLPETDEAVNEHLPDADAVYGWVSPEQLPLAKNLKWLQNPAAGPFPGYYYPALIEHPVVACNPRGIYNDHISQHIMMFVLALSRGLPYYMDAQREGVWEKDARKSGYIDLAQATALIVGVGGIGHETARLCDQFGMKVIGVDPRWEYEVPFVEKHEPAELDALLPLADFVITTTPHTPETEGMWHKDRFTLMKGTAYFINIGRGKTTKLADLIDALEQGSIAGCGLDVFEVEPLPAESPLWHLPNVLITPHIAVKDAENLLGRRFEILLENARRFAEGVPLENVVNKAAWY; encoded by the coding sequence ATGCCGCCACAGGACGCGGAATCACGCGAATGGGCTGAACGTCTCCAGAACGAATTGCCCGCATACACCGTCGTCTTACCAGAGACAGACGAAGCGGTGAACGAACACCTCCCCGATGCAGATGCTGTCTACGGTTGGGTGTCCCCGGAACAACTGCCGTTGGCGAAAAATCTGAAGTGGCTACAGAACCCCGCTGCGGGTCCCTTCCCCGGCTACTATTATCCAGCGTTGATCGAACATCCCGTCGTCGCCTGTAACCCGCGTGGTATCTACAACGACCATATTTCGCAACATATCATGATGTTCGTGCTTGCGCTTTCGCGTGGGCTGCCTTACTATATGGATGCACAACGTGAAGGTGTTTGGGAGAAAGATGCCCGTAAAAGTGGATACATCGACCTTGCACAAGCAACAGCGTTAATCGTTGGTGTTGGCGGTATCGGGCATGAAACCGCACGACTCTGCGATCAATTCGGGATGAAAGTGATCGGTGTCGATCCGAGGTGGGAGTATGAAGTGCCTTTTGTAGAGAAGCACGAACCCGCGGAACTTGACGCACTCCTCCCGCTCGCTGATTTTGTGATAACGACGACACCACACACACCTGAAACTGAAGGAATGTGGCACAAAGACCGTTTCACCCTGATGAAAGGGACAGCTTACTTCATTAACATCGGGCGCGGCAAGACGACAAAACTCGCCGACCTTATTGACGCACTTGAGCAGGGAAGTATTGCGGGCTGCGGCTTAGATGTGTTTGAGGTTGAACCTTTACCTGCTGAAAGTCCATTGTGGCATCTGCCCAATGTGTTAATAACACCACATATCGCTGTGAAAGATGCGGAGAACCTTCTGGGACGGCGGTTTGAGATTCTCTTGGAAAACGCACGTAGGTTTGCCGAAGGGGTGCCGTTGGAGAACGTCGTCAATAAGGCGGCATGGTATTAA